The Ignavibacteriota bacterium sequence AAAATGAAAATCTAAATTGATAGTTTTTTTGTCGGCATTTGCAGTCTTTATCATGCTAAAATTACGATAATGATCCGGTATAGAAGTGATTGAGTAATCTCTGTCAGTATAATATGTACTCCCTTCATTTAAAGTTGCCACTTCATAATTCTCCGGATGTAAATCTAAACTGCAATAAGTAGTTACTTGTATAGAATTTGTTGGATTACTAAATTTTATCCACGTATAAACATTATCATTTGCTGTTAATTTACCGTGATACCATCCAGAAGATGAATTTTCCAATTCAGAAAACGAACTTTTCTCGTCCAAATCATTCCCTCCACTAAATTTTATGGTTTCCGGTAAGAGATTATTCTTTAATCTTATTATTAACGAATCAATATTATTGCTGAAATTAATATTGTAACCGGAACTTAATTCATTACAAGTTATATCGATATAGTCTGCTTCACTTGCGTAATATTTGTAGGATGATAAACCTTTTGGATAAATTAATAGTGTTAAATAATTTTTAGAAAAATTAGATCCATGTCCCGTTACTGAATTATCAACATGTAAAGGAATAATTGCACCCGAACGAATAAATAAGGGATATTGTTCAATTGAATAATTTAGATTTGCAGTTGTTCCACCGATATGCATATCATTTTCATTCCAATAATTAATCCAAGTACCTTCAGGAAATGTGATTGTTCGATTAGTATTATCTTGGTAGATTGGAGCAATAAAAAAATTATTTCCCAATAAATATTTCCAATCTCCATTCCATGAATTTGTATCCGGTGGTATTCCTCTTGAACCAATAGGCTCAATAATTGGATTTCCTGTTAAATGTGAATGAATATTATAACTATATAAATATGGTACAAGTTCATGATGAAAATTAGCATAATATCTGTAAATTTGAACAGCATTTTCATCAAAAAGCCACGGCTGATGGAAGGTATTTGTAGTCCCCCCATTTTCCATAATAGGTACAAGAGCGCCGAGTTGCGCCCATCTTAAAAATAATGTTTTATTTGGAATGACATTACTTTCATGAGAATATCCGCCTATATCAAACCCCAATGATGCATATCCGATATCAGCCGAAATGAAAATATTTTTAAGTGCATCTTGAAGTCCGATCCAAGAATGAGTTTGATCCCCAACCCAACCCGCAGAATTTGTAAAAATAGGTGCATACCAATATGGAGTTTCAAGTTGATCGCAATAAGGTCGGGCCGTGATCATTCCCTTATTGCCTCTTTTTTCAAGAGTATAATTATAGATTGTACTGTAATAGGCATTTGAATATTGTGTTGGAGTTTTACTGCCTGCAAATGTGGATATTGAGTTCATTTCCTTTAAATATGAATCACTTTCATCTACTTTCCAACCATCAACATTTAAGCTATCAAATACGTTATCCATCAAGTCTTTCCAAAACGCAACAGCTGAAGGATTAAAAAAATCAATATGACTTGCAATACCGTTGCCTTTCCAAAATTTTGTAGTGCTTCCGCCGTTGACAAAATAGTGAGCATTGTAGGCTTGAGTATAAAGAGGACAGTTTGTTGTAATAACGCCTGTTATCCATAGAATTACATGTATACCTTTTGCATTTAACGAATCTATAAATTTTTTGGGTTGGTTATATCTTTTGATATCAAAATTAAAAGTGTTGTAACCTCTATCACCATTATTATCGTTGGGAGCTTCCCAAGGACTATCAATAATTATTGCTCCAACCGGAATATTATTACTGAGATATCCATTAATTAAATTCCAAGCTGCATCTTTTGTATTTATTGCGTCTTCCCAAACCCATGGTTCAAAAACCCACTTTGGAGAAATAGGAGGATATTGTGATTGTCCATAAATTATTAAAGAAAAAATGTGAAAAAAAATAATTAAAACTACCTTTCTCATTTCAATTTATTTGGGATTATTTTTTAAGTTCTATAACAGATTTAAATAATTGTATCTGCTTCTGGAGAGAATTTATACAATTTTGAAGTGAGTAATTTGCTTTATAATTTCCTAATTCTATTCTCTCAGAGTAGTGAAAAATTATTACATGTATTTTGCAAATAATTTTAATTATTGTCAATAATAATATTTAGTTTTTATAATTCATTATTAAATATTAGATATTAAGTGTTATTTCTTCAATCAGCGAAGCTTAACAAACCATTGCTGAAAAGCTATTATTGAGGTAAGAGTTTTTAGACTGGCTAAACTGCGGAGCTAAATTTAGCAGTGAATATATTCCATCTCTCACGTTGCATTCATCACCAAGATTTATCAGCGGCAGCTTAAAATATAACATAGAAATACTTCTCTCTATCAGCTTAGGATGAAATGTAAAATGATCAGCTACAAAGCGATAAATATTTTCTTTAATACTGGTCTCTATGTATTAGTTATTTTTTAGATATTAAGCTTTAGATTTTTGGAGATGAGATTGGAAGGTTTATTTATAATTACAATAACCATCGTTACCATGAATCATTAAATAATGTTACTCCGGCCGATGTTTTTTTTGGAAGAAATATGGACATTGAAATATAAAGAAATAAAATAAAATGGAGGACTTTAAGGCTGCGAAAAAAAATAAATTTATTAACTAATTAACTATTTTTAAAATAACTGAATGAATAAAATCGTCTATTAAAATATTATTAAATTTGTCCATAACCTTTTAAGTACGTACAGTCAAAACCATTGTGGTTTAAAAAGTACTTTTAAAATATCTAAAGTTTATTGAAAGTTTATAAGTAGATAAGCCTGCCAAATTATTTTTTATGTTTTGTGCATTTTCTTTAAATATGTCTTTTTTTTTCAATCCTTACTCTTCACTTTACTACTACAAAATCATAATTTGGTTCACTACCCATTTCAAGCTCTAGTTTTCCTCCTTTTAACAATTCGCTTGCCGGAAATTTAAAGTCATTCAATTTTTCACCATTTAGTTTAGCCGATTGCACATATTTATTTAGCCGAGAAGTATTTTTTGCTTCAATTACAAATTTATCACCTCGTCCAAATTGTTTGCCAAGATTAATTTCTGTTCTTTTAAAAATAGGACTTCCAATTTCATATATTGGCATATTACTACAACCACCATCAGTTTGAAACAAACCTAAAGCTGCCATTACAAACCATGCACTCATTTGCCCTTGATCCTCATCTCCCAGATAGGCATTTGCAATACCGTAACCATAGTAACGCTCTAATATTGTACGGCTCCATTTTTGCGTAAGCCATGGTTTGTTCACCCAATTGAACAAGAAAGCAAAATGCATTGATTGTTGATTGCCCTGCATAATGGGGTAATCCCAATATTGGTCATTTATTCCATTAAATCGAGTTTTCTCACTTTCACTAAAACCCCAATTGAGGCGTTCAATAAAACGTTCTTTACCAATTGCTTCTGCCAGTGCGGGAACATCCTGAGGTACAAAAAAAGTTAGTTGCCATGCATTTCCTTCAACATAATGTTGATTTGCCCCGGATTTGTAAGCATCAAAATCTTGCAACCAAGTTCCTTTAGAATCTTTCATTCGTGCATATCCTGTTTTGGGATCGATTATATTTTTCCAATAGTTCCCACGATTTCGAAATGTTTTATAATCATTTTCCTTTCCCAGTGCTTTGGCAAACTGACTTACTGTCCAATCATCGTAAGAATATTCTAATGTATTTGAAAATCGTCCTTTGTCGTATGGAACATACTTATATTTTAAGTAAACCTCTAAATCACGATTACCGGCAAATCCACCACCAACAACTTGACCAGGAGTGGTTTGCATTTTTTTTACTGCTTCATACGCCTTTTCAACATTGTAATCTCGGATACCCATTTGGTAAGTACTAACTATCAACGGAATCTCGTGCTCTGCAACCATTACAGGAATATATTCCATTCCTGCCGGACCTTTTGCAATCCATCCGTTTGCATCATACATAGCCAATTGCGATTTCACCCATTTGTTGCTCCATTCAGGTGTTACCAAATTCCAGAATTGATTGAGATTCCAAAATGTATTCCAAAATGCATCACATCCTAATGCCGGTGATGTAGAGTCTACCAATTTTCTAATTCTTTCATCAGCATCTCTCCACTCTCCATTCACATCACTGAAAATATTACGACTACATAATGAACGGTAGAAATTATTATAAAATCGCATTTTTTCGCGTTGGTCATTAGATACAACTTTTACCCTTTGCATTAGATCATTCCAAGTATCAACATTATTTTTCCGAACTGCTTCAAAGTCCCAACCAAATGGAATAGTTATTTCGGTATTGAGATTTTCTTTTGCGTTTTCAATACTAACGTAAGAAATACCCGTTCGCAATTGAACAACATTGTTTTCTTTTATATCAAATTCAACTATTGCTCCAGCGTCTTTTGCTCCTTTAACTTGAAGTAATTCTGTATTCTCTTGAATTCCATTTTCCGTCCAAACACTAAAATTCTTAATTGGTTGGTCAAATTCAGCAATAAAATGAACAGTATATTCTTGGGAAATACCACCGCTCCAAGTATCAGGAGAAAGTTGATGACTAAAACCTTCTACTGTTTTTTCTCCTGTCCTTTTTATGTATACTTCAACCGAATTATAACTGTATTCTGCAGGAATAACTAAATCTAATAGAACACGAGAACCTTCTTTATCTTTCGGATAACTATAGCGCTGAAATCCACAACGAGTAGTTGAGGTCAACTCCGCGAGAATATTATAGTCAGATAACTCAACCTTATAATATCCAATTGGAGCTTCTTCAGTTGATTTATTTATTTTTGATCGGTAACCACTATCAACATTTTTTTCATCGCCAACATTAATCTGAATTTTTCCATTTGTGGGCATAGTTCCCAACCCTGCCATAGTCCATTCATGTATGTGCGAGAAACAACCAATTGACTCGAAAGTTGGCTCATAACCTCCCTGCCAATCATCATTCTGGTTATCTGGACTAATTTTTACCATACTAAATGGCATCCAAGGTCCCGGTGCTATCATCCACCGCGAGTGTGCGGTTCCAATTTTAGTATCCACATATTCAGCAGGTGTAATCTGCTTTTGCGAACTGCGAATAACTTTACCGGATTGTAATAGATCTCCATTAATAACTATTTCATAATTACTCTCGGTAGTGAAAGTTGTTATTGGCATTGGCGCTTCAAATATATAACGTCCTGATTCAATAATTTCTTTTAAAATTACATTATCATCAAGTTTTACAAGTAATTCCGGTTTTCCATTTATGTGTTCCAAATCAATTAACAAAGGTTGTACTGGACCGATTTCTGATTCAATTTCGTAATTTGCAGCAGCAACATTGCGAATATAAACATTATTATTTTCAGTTAACTTAACATCGCCGGGTCCCTCTAATTTTATTTGATCAAATTTTAACCAAGAGCCTTCAAGTATTGTTAAATTTATTTCGTTGCCGCCTGTTCTTAACAATCTATTTTCTAATGTAATTTCGATTAAAAATTCTGATGAATCGGAAATCTCTCCTTCAATTAAATTATTTTTATTTATAATTGGTATTCTATACTTCCATGATTGACCGTTGACTGTTATTTTAAATAATGGCAGGTCTTTTGAATTACAATCGAGAATATCAATAGTTAATTTCCATTCTCCATTTGAATGATCATCATTTAATCCAAAAAGAATATTCAATGTACTTGAGCGCCATCCTGATGTTCCCCAAGTTCCGCCCCAAGTATCACTTGTTCCCGGCAAAATATATGGCCAGTCTTTTTTCACATTGGAAGTTCCAATCAGAAAATATTTGTCTTCCCAACCAAAATCCTTTTCAATAAATCGTGTGTAATCTTTTGGGGCAAGAGCAAACTCATTTCCGCTATTGTCGTTTACTCCTATTTCCCAAATAGTTTTATTTTCTGGTGCGCATGAACATAGATGCATCCCTAAAAGAAAAAAAAATAGTATAATTTTTTTCATATTTTTTTCATTCATTTTTAATTAGCTGGAAATATTTTGCATGTATCAATTTACTAATTTACTTTAAATATTGGAGCCGTCATTAAGAATTGATCTTAATTCGTAAACTTCTCCCTTAATTAAAATTTATTTTTATTATCTCTATTTATTAATACCCCAGTTTTTATTGGGCTTATCAGATACTTCTAATTTTAGTTTTCCGCCATTTACAAATGTTATCCAAGAAAATTCAAATGAATCTAAGTCCTTATTATTTAAACTTGCTGATTGAATATAATGCTCATTTGTTGGATCGCCATCAACTTCAATAATAAATTCTTGTCCGGAAAAATATTTATGATCCAGTTGAATAGTAACTTTACTAAATTGAGGAACGATTATCTGGATCATTGGATTAGCATCACTACCACCTTTAACATCAAATAGTCCCATTCCGGCTAGTACATACCAAGCTCCCAATTGACCTTGGTCTTCATCTTGTCCATAACCATAGCCATGTATTCCATCGGTTCCGTAAAAATCATTACAAATTTGTCTAACCCATTTTTGAGTTAACCAGGGAGCATTAGAATAGTTGAAAAGCCATGAAATATGCAGGCTGGGTTGGTTCCCATGATTATAAACATTTTGTAAACCTGAAAAAGCATCAATCTGCTTACCTCCGCCAAAACCGGTTTCTTGTGCCATTTCAAAAAGTTCGTTTAACCTCTCATTAAATTTTTCTTTACCAATTTTTTCAATGAGACCAATTGGATTATGTGGAACATAAAAAGTATATTGAAAAGCATTGCCTTCCTGAAATCCACGCCAAGCTTCATAAGGGTTAAAATCTTTAATAAAATTTCCATTCAAATCCCGTGGACGGATAAATCCAGTTTCATCATCAAAAAGTTTTATCCAACCGGTTGATAACTTCATTAATCTTGAGTAATCATCATTTTTGCCAAGTGCGTGAGCCATTTGTGCAGCCGCATATGCACTAAAACTGTACTCGAGTGTATGCGATGCTGAAAATTGAGATGCTTCTGCAGTTGATCCCGTGTAATATGCATTAATTTCATCAAAAGGAACATAACCTTTTTCAATAAAAACTTTTGTATCGGCTTTTCCAACACCTTTAATACGGTCTTGCCAATCAAGCTCATTGCGCAAAACAGCAGAATAAGCATCTTCAATATTATAGTCTCTTAAACCTCGATTGAATGCGGAAGCAACAACTTGTCCCATAAAATTTGTTCCTACTCCTGAAACAAATTTAGATGTTGCAATCCCATCTGCAAGCCATCCGCAATCACGATAAATATCCAACTGGCAATTGATAAATTCATTAAAGTAATCAGGGTAAACCATTGCCCATAATTGTGTAAGGTTCCAGAATGCACCCCATACAGCATCAGTGTTGTAATGATTGTACTTAGGTTTACCTTTTTCATCCAAAGGAATTTGTCCGATTGTACTATTGTTTTTAACATAAGCCCCATTTACATCACTTGCCAATCCTCGCCCAAGTAGTGCATGATAAAGTCCAGTGTAAAATTTAGTTCTGTTGCTTTTAGATCCTCCTTCAATTGCAATCTTTCCTAACATATTGTTCCAATAATTTTGCGCTTTAGTTCGAGCAGAATCAAAATTCAGATTTTGAGCTTCAGTTTCAAGATTTATGCGTGCATTTGCAATGCTTGTGTAAGAAAGTCCAATTTTTATAGTAATTTTTTCACCTTCATGTGTATGGAAATCAAAATACATTCCGCAGCCCTCTCCTTGAACAGATTCAGATTGGTGAAATCTTTGTTCCTTTACAAATGAGCCAAAGCCGGAATGTTTTTTATCCATTTCAGCAAAAAAATACATTTTAACTGAAGCACCGGGTTGATAGTTTTTAACATATTCTGGAAATGTTTCTACAAAACCTTCAAGTGAAGTTTCTGAAACTCGTCTGACAAATGCATTTGCCACTTTTCCACTTTCTCCCTGAACATTTCCAACATCAAAAATTATGTAAGAATTTTTTGCTTCGGGGAAAGTGTATCTATGAAAAGCAACACGGGGTGTGGATGTTAGTTCAGCTATAACATTGTAGTCATCAAGTTTAACTCTGTAATAACCAGGTTCAGCTAATTCATTATTATGTGAAAATCTTGAACGGTAACCTTCATCTGGGGATTCTAATTTTCCAGCAATAGTTTTTAGATTGCCAACCATTGGCATTAATGATATTCCGCCTATCTGAAATTCATGAAAATTAACAAATCCTTCAATTGATTCATGACGTTGATCATATCCAGTTGCTTCCCATCCAGATTTATTTCCATATTGTCCATATGTTGAAGCTGCAGGTTTGGCCATTCCAAATGGATTAGCGGCTGGTGTATAAAAAAACCAACGTGAATGTGCCACACCAATATTGGGATCAACTTCATTTATCAAATTAGTTGGTTGAGCATAAACCATCTTAAGAAAAAAAATAAACAACAAAATTTTATTCATTTTTACCATATATTTTTTATTTTAAAATATTTCTTTTTCAAACATTTCAATTGCAACAAATAAAACTCCAGCAGAGCCTCTGAAAGTACCTGAACCTCGCGGCTCATTATTTATTGTATACCATTCAAAAAATCCGTTGTTTTTTAAAACTCTTTCTGTCATTGGAAGTAACTGTTCATAAGCTTTTTCAAGAAATCCATATTTAACTAACTGCTGAATCATCCTTCCGCCAAACCAAGTCCAGTCACCACCATTTTGGTATCCATAAGGATACATACCTTTATTTTTAAAGAATCCTTCTGGGTAGGCAGGATAAATTGTAAGTCCGATAGAGGTTGCTCCTGCTTTTTTTATTAGTTCAACCATTTTATTTATGGATGAAAGTATTTCATTATTTGTAAGTAACCCAGCTTCAATTGCAATGGTAGTACCTCCAAAATAATATATCTCGTTTTCATTAAAATCTTTTGGGAATGGAGAACCATTCAAATAGATGTGTGGAATAAACTTTTGATTATTTATATCCCACAAATGTTCACGGCAGTTTTTTATAAGTCTTTTTTTTACTGGTGACCATTTTGTTACTGTTTTTGGCAGCATTTCCATTAAATTGTCCAAAGCTATGATAAACATGGCATTGTCATAAATATCTATTGCACGATGCGTATTTTCATCTATGTCAACTCCCCAACTATGTTCTGGTTGCACATCGCCCCAATCAACAGTAGTTGCTCCCCAAATTAGACCGTACTCATCTGAAAAACGATTTTCAATTAAATAATCCATTGCCCATTCCATACGCTCAGCAACTGTTTTTCCTCTAATTATTTCATCTAGAAAAGCTTTATCACCTGTAAGGTTAATATATTTATAGATAGCTTGAATAAGTGAAGTTTCTTGGTCAGTTTCAACTGAATTTTTATGTCCGGCATAATTTGGTGCCAAATCCGAATATGTAAAATCGTAATTTATTTCTGTATCTTCACGAGGTGTAAATCCATCAATTATATTGCCGTCACTACCCTGCAATTTGAAGAAAATTATCAGATTTGCTTTTAACTCTTCAGCTGGATGAACTTTAGCTGCCAATTCAATAAATGTATTATAGTCACGGATCCAAACTTCTCTGTATCCATCCCCAGCATTAAAACCACTTTTCATAATTTCTAAAGCTTTAGCCTTTGTAAAAGCTATAGATTTGTTTGTATCCAATTTTGAGGCTAGTTCAATTTTAATTTTTTCGTTAGAAATTGAACTACATGCTTCAAAAACTATTAATAAAATTATTATAATAATATGTTTTTTCATTTTATATTCCCTTATAAATCATAATAGAATTTTTGTTCATGCTTTTTTTGCAACCTTCAAAGACGTTATTAAAATTACGGATACTGCTAATAACAAAACAATTATACTTGTTCCTACATTATACAAATCACTAACCAAACCCATTAATAAAGGTAAAAACGCCCCGCCAGATATTGCCATAATCATTAAGCCTGAGATTTCGTTAGCACGAGTTGGATATTGTTCAACTGTAAGTGAATAAATAAGCGGAAATATATTAGATAATCCTAACCCGATTATAAAAATAATTATCAAGGCCATATTTTCAGATGGAATAATAAAAAGTAAAGAGATTGATACTAATCCGATTATTGACGACCATATAAAAAATTTCCGAGAAGATATTTTAGCTAGTAAAATTGCGCCACCAAATGTTCCTAGCATTTTTCCAAAGAAATAAATGCTTCGTCCAGATTCAGCTAAGGTTTGTTCTGACCCAAATTTCGATAATAAGTATTGACCAGAAACTGAATTAACCCCAACATCAATTCCAACAATTAAAAATATTCCAAGTACCATTATGGCAATAAAACTATTTCCTAGTAACTTAAATGATGATATAAAAGTTGCTCGCTGTTCGATATTTTTCGTTTCTTCAATTTTGGTTGAAGTTAACCAAATAATTGCTATTAATGATACTAATCCAAACGCAAGAAAGAGAAACTTCCAATCACCATAATAGATGGCAAACCACCCTGCAAGTGGTGCTGCAATCATTGAACCAACCGATTTTACAAATTGTGATAAACTAAGATAACTTGAACGGTGTGAAGATGGAACAACATCAACTAGTAATGGATTGGCAGATACTTGCACAATGGTATTTCCAATTCCCAAAAAAGCAAAACCTGTGAGAATCATGGTGAATGAATAAAAGAAAAAAGGTAATAGCATTCCGATTAAAGTAATAAGTATACCTATGTTTAATACGTTTCGCTTTCCTATTCGATCTTGCAATATGCCAACTGGAACCGATAAAATAAAAAACCAAAGAAATACAACAGAAGGAATTAGTTGTACAAGTGTGTTGCTTAGTTCAAAATCGCTTTTTACACGGTCAACACCAATACCAACTAAATCACAAAAGCTTGCAACAAAAAAAGACAAAAGAACGGGAAGGATATACTTTAAAGAAATTTTT is a genomic window containing:
- a CDS encoding GH92 family glycosyl hydrolase produces the protein MKKIILFFFLLGMHLCSCAPENKTIWEIGVNDNSGNEFALAPKDYTRFIEKDFGWEDKYFLIGTSNVKKDWPYILPGTSDTWGGTWGTSGWRSSTLNILFGLNDDHSNGEWKLTIDILDCNSKDLPLFKITVNGQSWKYRIPIINKNNLIEGEISDSSEFLIEITLENRLLRTGGNEINLTILEGSWLKFDQIKLEGPGDVKLTENNNVYIRNVAAANYEIESEIGPVQPLLIDLEHINGKPELLVKLDDNVILKEIIESGRYIFEAPMPITTFTTESNYEIVINGDLLQSGKVIRSSQKQITPAEYVDTKIGTAHSRWMIAPGPWMPFSMVKISPDNQNDDWQGGYEPTFESIGCFSHIHEWTMAGLGTMPTNGKIQINVGDEKNVDSGYRSKINKSTEEAPIGYYKVELSDYNILAELTSTTRCGFQRYSYPKDKEGSRVLLDLVIPAEYSYNSVEVYIKRTGEKTVEGFSHQLSPDTWSGGISQEYTVHFIAEFDQPIKNFSVWTENGIQENTELLQVKGAKDAGAIVEFDIKENNVVQLRTGISYVSIENAKENLNTEITIPFGWDFEAVRKNNVDTWNDLMQRVKVVSNDQREKMRFYNNFYRSLCSRNIFSDVNGEWRDADERIRKLVDSTSPALGCDAFWNTFWNLNQFWNLVTPEWSNKWVKSQLAMYDANGWIAKGPAGMEYIPVMVAEHEIPLIVSTYQMGIRDYNVEKAYEAVKKMQTTPGQVVGGGFAGNRDLEVYLKYKYVPYDKGRFSNTLEYSYDDWTVSQFAKALGKENDYKTFRNRGNYWKNIIDPKTGYARMKDSKGTWLQDFDAYKSGANQHYVEGNAWQLTFFVPQDVPALAEAIGKERFIERLNWGFSESEKTRFNGINDQYWDYPIMQGNQQSMHFAFLFNWVNKPWLTQKWSRTILERYYGYGIANAYLGDEDQGQMSAWFVMAALGLFQTDGGCSNMPIYEIGSPIFKRTEINLGKQFGRGDKFVIEAKNTSRLNKYVQSAKLNGEKLNDFKFPASELLKGGKLELEMGSEPNYDFVVVK
- a CDS encoding GH92 family glycosyl hydrolase, whose amino-acid sequence is MVKMNKILLFIFFLKMVYAQPTNLINEVDPNIGVAHSRWFFYTPAANPFGMAKPAASTYGQYGNKSGWEATGYDQRHESIEGFVNFHEFQIGGISLMPMVGNLKTIAGKLESPDEGYRSRFSHNNELAEPGYYRVKLDDYNVIAELTSTPRVAFHRYTFPEAKNSYIIFDVGNVQGESGKVANAFVRRVSETSLEGFVETFPEYVKNYQPGASVKMYFFAEMDKKHSGFGSFVKEQRFHQSESVQGEGCGMYFDFHTHEGEKITIKIGLSYTSIANARINLETEAQNLNFDSARTKAQNYWNNMLGKIAIEGGSKSNRTKFYTGLYHALLGRGLASDVNGAYVKNNSTIGQIPLDEKGKPKYNHYNTDAVWGAFWNLTQLWAMVYPDYFNEFINCQLDIYRDCGWLADGIATSKFVSGVGTNFMGQVVASAFNRGLRDYNIEDAYSAVLRNELDWQDRIKGVGKADTKVFIEKGYVPFDEINAYYTGSTAEASQFSASHTLEYSFSAYAAAQMAHALGKNDDYSRLMKLSTGWIKLFDDETGFIRPRDLNGNFIKDFNPYEAWRGFQEGNAFQYTFYVPHNPIGLIEKIGKEKFNERLNELFEMAQETGFGGGKQIDAFSGLQNVYNHGNQPSLHISWLFNYSNAPWLTQKWVRQICNDFYGTDGIHGYGYGQDEDQGQLGAWYVLAGMGLFDVKGGSDANPMIQIIVPQFSKVTIQLDHKYFSGQEFIIEVDGDPTNEHYIQSASLNNKDLDSFEFSWITFVNGGKLKLEVSDKPNKNWGINK
- a CDS encoding MFS transporter, with protein sequence MLKSKISLKYILPVLLSFFVASFCDLVGIGVDRVKSDFELSNTLVQLIPSVVFLWFFILSVPVGILQDRIGKRNVLNIGILITLIGMLLPFFFYSFTMILTGFAFLGIGNTIVQVSANPLLVDVVPSSHRSSYLSLSQFVKSVGSMIAAPLAGWFAIYYGDWKFLFLAFGLVSLIAIIWLTSTKIEETKNIEQRATFISSFKLLGNSFIAIMVLGIFLIVGIDVGVNSVSGQYLLSKFGSEQTLAESGRSIYFFGKMLGTFGGAILLAKISSRKFFIWSSIIGLVSISLLFIIPSENMALIIIFIIGLGLSNIFPLIYSLTVEQYPTRANEISGLMIMAISGGAFLPLLMGLVSDLYNVGTSIIVLLLAVSVILITSLKVAKKA